Genomic segment of Gloeocapsa sp. PCC 7428:
TCGTGCTAATGGCGCTGCTGTTGATGCTGGTGCTTGATCCCTACATTCAGGTTAAAAATACGACATTTTTGATTTTCCATACTGCACTGGTGCTGGCTGCCTGGTATGGCGGACGCAATACTGGGATTCTAGCCACTGTATTATCAGCATTTCTGGCAACCTATTTTTTTGGCGATCCAATTTTCAGCTTGAATGTGACCTTTGCCAGTGGCGCAAGAATTTTGATATTTGTCCTTCAGGGCATTTTGATTAGTGTTTTAGTGGGAGCATTACGCACGGCACAACAACAGAGCAAACAGAGCTTAAAACTTCAGGAAGCGGTATTTTGTGAACAGCAAGCCGTCCTACGGGAACTCCAACAAACGGAGGTAGCCCTGCGCGACAGTGAAGCGAGATTTCAGGGATTGGTCAGCAACCTGCCTGGAATGGTCTATCGCTATGCTCCTTGTGCAGATGGTACAGAGGTGTTCACGTATGTCAGTTCTGGTTCCCACGAGTTAACTGAATTGTCACCAGAAACCATTCTCCAGGATGCGGGTGCGTTTCTGGCGTTGATTCATCCCGATGATTTGCCCTCGTTTCGAGAGTCAGTGGCGATCGCCGTTGAGAATGCTATCTGGCAATGGGAAGGACGCATCATTACCCGATCGGGACAATTGAAGTGGATTCAAGGTCGTTCCCGTCCCCAGCAAACTGAAGATGGAGAGGTGTGGGATGGGTTGTTGGTTGATATTACTGATCGCAAACAAGCAGAAGAAGCCCTGCGGCGCAGCGAAGAGCGGCAGGCTTTCTTACTGAAGCTCAACGACACGCTTCGACCCCTTATGGATGTTGAAGAAATCCAGTATCAAGCGGCTTGTGTCTTGGGTGAATATTTGGGGGCAAGCCGAGTAGGATATGCCGAGGATCAGGCAGATGGTGATACGATCGTGGTGACGCAAAACTACACGAACGGTGTACCTGGGATCGAAGGGCGCTATCGTTACGACGACTATGGTGCGGAGCTTTTACGAGAATTCCAAGCTGGACGCACGGTGGTTCGCAGCAACATCGCCAATGACCCAATGCTGACCGATGCCGAGAAAGCGGCTCATGCTGTCCTGCAATTGGGAGCAACCGTGAATGTGCCGTTGCTGAAGGCAGGTCGTCTGGTCGCGGTTCTTTTTGCCCATTACCCGGTGGCGCATTCCTGGACGGAGGCGGAGGTATCGCTGATTCAAGAAGTGGTCGATCGCATTTGGGCAGCGGTGGAACGGGCACGGGCTGAAGCGGCTCTGCGCCAATCGGAGGAACGCTACCGGACATTGTTTGAGTCGATGGATGAGGGATTCTGCACTATTGAGATGATTTTTGATGCGGACGATCGCCCCATTGATTACCGATTTTTGATTACCAATCCTGCCTTCGATCGACAAACAGGCACCGAAAACGCCCAGGGCAGAACAGTCCGCGAAATCGCGCCTAACCATGAAGCCTACTGGTTTGAAATTTATGGAAACATTGCTTTGACAGGCGAAGCAAGGCGATTTGAAAATCGGGCTGAGGAATTTCACCGCTGGTATGACGTTCATGCCTTCCGCGTTGGAGAACCAGACCTGAGGCGAGTCGGCATATTATTTAACGACATTACAGAACGCAAACAGTCTGAAGCAATACTACAAGAAAGCGAAACTCGGTTCCGCACATTGGCAGACAATATGGCTCAGTTTGCTTGGATGGCAGACGAAACGGGCTGGATTTTCTGGTACAACCAGCGCTGGTTTGACTATACGGGCACAACCCTGGAAGAAATGCAGGGCTGGGGCTGGCAGCAGGTTCATCACCCCGAACACGTCGATCGCGTGGTGGAACGTATTCGCCATTGTTTTGAAACGGGTGAAGTTTGGGAAGACACTTTCCCGCTACGGGGTCACGACGGGCAATTTCGCTGGTTCTTATCACGTGCGATGCCCATCCACAACGATCGAGGTGAAGTCGTGCGCTGGTTTGGCACCAATACCGACATCACCGATCGCCTGGAAATTGAAGCTGCTTTGCGCGATCGCGAAAATATGCTCGGTGGCATCGTTGGCAGCATCACCGACGCGCTGATGATGTTTGACAACGACTGGCGGTATACCTTCGTCAACGAAGAATTTTTGCACCGGATCGGCATGAGCCTGACTGACGTGCTTGGGCAGAACGTTTGGGAGCTGTTTCCAGATGCCGTCGGCAATACCGCCTACACCCAACTGCACCGGGCGATGGCAGAACGTATCCCCGTTGAATATGAGGTTTTCTACGAGCCGTATCACCGCTGGTATAGCGACAAGGCATATCCCACTCCCGATGGCGGTTTGACCGTTTATTCCCAGGATATCACCGATCGCAAGCAAGCAGAAATAGAATTACAGATCAGCCAAGAGCGGCTACAACTGGCGCTCTCATCTGCCAAGCTGGGAATGTGGTTTTGGGACATTGAACCCGACACACTGATCTGGACTGAGCGCTGTAAAGCCCTATTTGGATTACCGCTGGATGACTCTGCGATCGCGTATGCAGACTTTATGGCAGTTTTGCATCCTGATGATCGCGAACGCACACACGAAGCGGTGGTTCGTGCGATAGAGGAGCGGGCAGACTATGACATCGAGTACCGCGCTGTCTGGCAAGATGGCTCCGTGCATTGGATTGCCTCTAAAGGCTCCTGTGTTTTTGATGCAGCGGGTAAAGCCGTCCGGATGAACGGGGTTGTGATTGACATTGACGATCGCAAACAAGCCGAAGAAAATCTGCGCGATCGCGAAGCTCAATTGGCATCCGAAGCCAGTGCGCTCGTTCGGCTAAACGAAGCCAGTTCGCGACTGTGGCGCAAGCTCAGCTTAAGTGAGGGACTTCAGGAAATGCTGGTTGCCACAATCGAACTGCTCGGTGCGGATATGGGCAACATCCAACTCCTTGATGCTGATCAAGGAATTCTTCGCATCGCGGTTCAGCAAGGCTTTAAGCAAGACTTCCTCGATTTCTTCCGTGAAGTATCAGCAGAGGATGACTCAGCTTGCGGCAGGACGCTGCGCTCCGGCGAACGTACCATTATCGAAGATGTCGAGACAGATGCGCCTTTTGCCCCATTCCGTCCAGTGGCGCGTGCGGCTGGCTATCGCGCTGTGCAGTCTACGCCGCTGATGGGTCGAGATGGCATCCTGTTGGGAATGCTTTCGACGCATTGGCGATCGCCCCATCGACCGAGTGAGCAAGATTTGCGCCGACTCGATCTGTATGTGCGGCAGGCAGCAGACTTCATCGAGTCGATTCGTGCTGAAACTGCCTTGCGCGAATCGGAAGAATTGCTTTCCAGCACATTTTCGGGTGTTGAGGGCGCGATTACCGTTTCGGAAGTGTTGGCAGACGACGAGTTCCGGTTCCTCAGCGCGAACCGGGTCTGTGTCGAATGGTCGGGCGTACCTTTGGAAAAATGGATTGGCAGCCGCTCGCAAGATATTCTTTCGCCTCAAGAAGCGGAGGCGGTTTGTGAACGATACCGCAGTGCAGTACGGACAGGGCAGGTCGTCAAATACGAGGAACGGCTCACCTTGCCAGCCGGAGAAATCTGGACTTACACCGCCGTTACGCCTTTGCGTGACCCAGACGGGCGAATCACGCGCGTGGTTGCAACCAGCATTGACATCACCGAACGCAAACAAGCCGAAGCGGCACTGCGCGAAAGCGAAGAAAATCTGCAAGCCGCGCTCGAAGGTGGGCAGATGGGCGCGTGGGCATGGAACCCAATGACGAATACGACGACCCGCGATCGGCGTGTGCTGGAACTCTTTGGGCTTGACTCCGAGGCAACAATGGGCGATACCACACCGATTTTCGATCGCATTCATCCAGATGATCGATCGAGCGTGATCGCAGCGCTGGAAGCGGCACAGCAGCCGGGTGGTGAGTACCGCGCCGAGTTCCGTGTGCTGCTCCCCGATGGAAAAACGCGCTGGCTGGCTGGAGCGGGGCGGGCACGTTTCAATGCCCAGGGCCGTGCGACACGAGTTTACGGTGTCAACTTCGACATCACCGAGCGTCAGCAAGCAGCGCAAGAGCGGGAGCAATTGCTAGAACGAGAACAGACCGCACGAGAACAAGCCGAAGCTGCGAACCGAATCAAAGATGAGTTTCTGGCAGTGTTGTCCCATGAACTGCGATCGCCCCTCAATCCGATTCTCGGCTGGTCAAAACTCTTGCAGAAAGGGAATCTTAATCCAGCAAAAACCAAAACCGCATTGGCAACAATCGAACGCAACGCCCAACTCCAGGCGCAACTGATTGATGACCTCCTCGATATTGCTCGGATTCTGCGCGGTAAATTGAGCTTGAATGAGGCAGCCGTTGATTTAGGTGTCGTCATTTCGTCTGCTCTAGAAACCGTTCGTCTAGCCGCTGAAGCCAAGGCGCTGCACGTTAAGGTCAACTTGCCAACACAGGTCAGAACCGCAATGGGCGATGCCGGACGATTGCAGCAAGTAGTGTGGAATCTGTTGTCAAATGCGGTGAAGTTCACGCCCCAAGGTGGTCAAATTACCGTTGCATTAACCCAATCGGAATCCTATGCCCAAATTCAAGTGACTGATACGGGTAAAGGCATTCATCCTGACTTTTTGCCCTACGTGTTCGAGCATTTCCGGCAAGAAGATGGCGCGACGACGCGCAAGTTTGGTGGATTGGGATTAGGATTGGCGATCGCTCGTCAAATCGTGGAACTACATGGCGGAACGATCGCCGTTGAGAGTGCCGGAGAAGGGCAAGGGGCAACGTTTACCGTCCAGCTTCCCCTTGCACCGCTCACCGATCAACAACCCCCTTCAGAGTCTGCCTCCATTGAGATCGAGGATTTGAGTGGTATTCGTATTTGGGTTGTGGATGATGAAATCGATTCGCGGGAATTTGTTGCATTTGTCTTAGAGCAAGCCGGTGCAAACGTTGCCAGTTTTTCCTCTGGAATTGAGGTACTGCAAGCCATTGAGCAGACTATACCTGACTTGATCGTGAGCGACATCGGAATGCCGGAGATGGATGGGTATATGCTGCTGCAACAGATTCGGTCAAGCGATCAAGGCAGGCATATTCCAGCGATCGCCCTGACTGCCTACGCCGGAGAGTTCGATCGCCAACAAGCATTACAGGCTGGATTTCAGCAACACATCGCGAAACCCGTTGAGCCAGCACAAATTGTGACAAGCGTTGCCCGTTTGTGTGACCAGAAGGGAGGCACCGCAGCATGAGTCAGGATGAGATGACGGAACAGGTTTTTGCAGGCGACAGTGAGATGGCAAGACTCATGCGATCGCATGATTGGTCACAAACATCCCTGGGGACGGTTGCAGGTTGGTCGCAGAGCTTGCGATCGGCATTGAGCATCTGCCTCAATTCTCGCTTTCCCATTGCGATCTACTGGGGGCAAGACTTCACCTTACTTTACAACGATGCTTGGCGACCAATCGTCGGTAACAAACATCCCTGGGCGCTCGGTTGCCCTGGGCGTGCGGTTTGGTCTGAAATTTGGGATGAGATCGGACCGGAGTTAGCAGGCGTTTTAGCGACAGGTGAAGGCACGTTTCACAAAGATGAACTGTTGTCGATGCACCGCTTTGGATACACTGAAGAATGTTTTTTTGAGTACACGTTCAATCCAATTCAGGGACAAAGTGGTGTTGAGGGCGTATTTAACATTGTCACCGAAACGACCTATCGCGTGTTGAACGAACGGCGCACTCGTCTACTCCGGGAAGTGGCATCTAGAACCGCAACTGCGAGAACTGCTGAAGCCGCGTGTGCCCTAATGGTCGAAACATTCAAATCTGATGCGGCTGACCTGCCTTTTTCGCTGCTTTACCTGGTGAGTCAGGATGAGAAACAGGCTCATCTCTGCGGTAGCACTGAGTTGCACTCAGACAGTTTCATCAGTCCAACAACTGTAAATCTTGCAACACCAGAGGCGACAGACGGTTGGTTGATCTCGCTTGCGGTTCAGACTGCCCAGCCGCAGATGATCAATGATTTACCCTCCCGCTTTGGAGTATTGCCTGGGAGTCCTTGGGCGGAACCCCCGCAGGAAGCAATGATATTGCCTATTGTTGCCACTGGACAAGGCAAGGTAACTGGGGTGCTGGTTGCGGTTGCCAGTCCACGCCGCCGATTAGATGATAGCTACCGTGATTTTCTGGAACAGGTGGCTGGACAGATTGCCCTGGCGATCGCCAATGCCCGCTCTTATGAAGCAGAACGCAAACGCGCTGAAGCACTCGCCGAACTCGATCGCGCCAAAACTGTCTTCTTCAGCAACGTTTCTCACGAATTCCGCACGCCGCTAACGCTGATGCTGAGTCCGCTGGAAGAACTCTCCAGTATGCTTGATGGGCAACTTCAGCCTGATCAGCGCGAACAGTTGCAACTGATTCAACGAAATGGTTTGCGCTTACAAAAGTTAGTCAACACCCTGCTAGATTTCTCTCGGATCGAAGCCGGAAGAGTGCAGGCATCCTATAAACCGACCGATTTGGCAACCTATACGGCTGAGTTGGCAAGCGTGTTTCGATCGCTCATTGAACGCGCCGGAATGACCCTAGAGATTGATTGCCCAACGTTGCCAGAGCCTGTGTATGTCGATCGCGAAATGTGGGAAAAGATTGTGCTCAATCTCCTCTCAAATGCGTTCAAATTTACGTTTACAGGGAGTATCACGGTTCAATTACAACCCGTTGGCGATTCAGTTGAATTGAGCGTTACAGATACAGGAGTAGGCATTCCTGAAGCGGAACTTCCCCGCTTGTTTGAACGATTCCATCGCGTCAGTGAAACACGATCGCGGACCTATGAAGGGTCAGGCATCGGGCTGGCTCTAGTCCAAGAACTGGTGAAACTGCACAGTGGAACTATTCGCGTTAGGAGTAAAGTCGATTGCGGCACCACCTTTACGATCGCGATTCCCTTTGGCTCAGATCATCTCCCTATCGAACGGATTGAAGCCACTCGCACGCTTACCTCAACCGCGTTAGGCGCAAACCCCTACGTCACTGAAGCATCGCGCTGGATATCCGATGTAGCGATTGAGAGTCCTATGGCTCTAGCCTCAGAAGACTCCCTTTCTGTTCCTGCTGCCTTTATGGATTCCTCTATAGCAACAGCAAGAATTTTGCTAGCCGACGATAACGCCGATATGCGGGATTACTTAAAGCGTCTGTTGAGCCAGCAGTATGAGGTAGAAGCGGTTGCGGATGGCAGGGCAGCATTGACGGCGATTCGTCAGCGAATTCCCGATTTGGTGTTAAGCGATGTAATGATGCCCAACCTGGATGGGTTTGAGTTGTTGCGATCGCTCCGTTCTGATCCCACCACTCAGGAAATCCCGTTAATTCTGCTGTCAGCAAGAGCGGGTGAAGAAGCCCGAATTGAAGGCTTGCAAGCAGGAGCCGATGACTATCTAATCAAGCCTTTTTCTGCCCGTGAACTATTGGCACGCGTGGAGGCAACCTTGAAACTGGCGCAACTGCGACGAGAAGCTACCCAACGAGAGCAGGATTTACGGCAGGCAGCAGAAACTGCCCAACAAGCGGCAGAGGCAGCCTATGCCCAGATCGATCAAATACTAGACCGGATGACCGATGCGTTTGTCGCCCTCGATCGCGACTGGCGGATTATTTACCAAAATACCGAAGCAGAACGGCTCAACCGCAAGCCACGCTCGCAAATTATTGGCAAAACCCACTGGGAGGAATGGACGGCTTCCGTCGGGACAAATGTGGAATATCAGTATCGTCGGGCAATGGCAGAGCAGGTGCCGGTTCACTTTGAACACCGCTACTACAGCCCGCCGGATTACGATATCTGGCTAGAAATCCACGCTTACCCTTCGGAACAAGGACTCGGTATTTTTTATCGAGACATCACCGATCGCAAACGAGCAGAACTGAACGACCAGTTTCTCAATCAACTAGACATACGGCTACGCCAACTTCCCACGGCTGAGGCAATGGCAGAGGAGACGGTTAACAGTATAGGCGAGTTCTTGAATGTCGCTCATTGTCTGTGGAGCGTGATTGATTTAGATCAGGGATTAGCGATCGTCGAGCACGATTGGCGACAACCAGGAATTCCTAGTTTAGTTGGAACCCATCGAATATCAGATTTTATTTTGCCAAGTCTCATCGACCTTTACCAAGCAGGACAACCTGCTGTTGCTCCGGATATCACGACCTATCCCTATACCGCCCCTTTCAGTGAACATTTGCTTTCCCTAAACATCTATGCTTTTTTGTCCATTCCTTGTATTCATGAAGGACGCTGGGTGGCGATGCTCTTCGTTAATAGCACCACTGTTCGGCAGTGGCGATCGGATGAAGTGACACTGCTGCAAGAAGTGGTGGCGCGGCTCTGGTCGCTGATCGAGTATACGAGAGCCGTTCAAGAACTGCGCCAAAGCGAAGCCCAATTTCGCCAACTGGCAGACGCGATGCCACAACAGGTTTGGATGACGGATGCTCAGGGTCTCACTCAATATGTGAATCAGCAGTGGACGGATTACACCGGACTGACCATTGAGCAAACCCATGATATTCGCTATGTGACTCAAGTAATTCACCCCGATGACTTCGAGGCAACCAGTGAACGCTGGCAGACTGCTTTAATGACCGGAATGCCTTATCAGGCTGAATTTCGCTTAAAGCACCAGGCGACTGATGCGTATCGTTGGTTTCTCTCGCGGGCGATCGCCATCCGCAACGAACAGGGGCAAATTGTGCAATGGTTTGGCACCAGTACAGACATTGAAGAGTTCAGACGCGCTCAAGCCGAACGAGAACAGCTTTTGGCACGAGAGCAAATGGCGCGTGAACAGGCAGAAACGGCGAACCGTATTAAGGACGAGTTTTTAGCGGTGCTATCCCATGAACTGCGATCGCCATTGAACCCGATTCTGGGTTGGTCAAAGCTTTTACAGCAAGGCAAGCTTGATGCGACAAAAACAAAAACCGCTCTGGACACGATCAATCGCAACGCCCAGCTTCAGGTGCAGTTAATTGACGATCTACTCGACATCTCCCGCATTCTGCGAGGCAAGCTTAGTCTGAATGTGCTGCCCGTTGATCTGAGTGCAGTCATCTCAGCCGCTCTGGAAACCGTTCATCTTGCTGCCGAAGCCAAATCGATCGATTTACGATTTACGATTTTGGATTCTGGATTGGAAGAAAATCCAAAATCGCAAGTTTTGGGTGATGCTGGACGATTGCAGCAAGTGATTTGGAATTTGTTGTCGAATGCTGTCAAATTCACTCCTCATGGTGGACGGGTGGAAGTAAAGTTGGCAACGGATGAAATAGATACTTCATCTGCTTCCCCTGTTTCAAAATCCGTTGCTCAAATTACCGTCAGCGATACAGGCAAAGGCATTAAACCAGACTTTTTGCCCTACGTGTTTGAGCATTTTCGGCAAGAAGATGGCGCGACGACTCGTAAATTTGGCGGCTTAGGGTTGGGGTTGGCGATCGCTCGTCAGATCGTGGAAATGCACGGTGGACAGATTTACGTAGAGAGTCCGGGTGAAGAGCAAGGTGCTACATTCACCGTACAACTACCCCTTGCGGCTCATCTCAGCGAACTGCCATCTTCAGAAGCATCCTCACCTGCCACGAGTGACTTGAACGGCATTTGCATTTTAGTGGTGGATGATGAAGCCGATTCGCGGGAGATTGTCGCGTTTGTCCTAGAACAAGCAGGTGCAGTCGTCACCAGTGCCTCGTCTGGAATTGAAGCACTGCAAATCATTGAGCAGTCTGCTCCTGATGTGATCGTCAGTGATATTGGAATGCCGGAGATGGATGGCTATATGCTGCTCCAACAAATTCGCTCTTTAGACTTGCATAGCGACTCGATCGAGCAAGGAAAGCGAATTCCAGCTATTGCCTTAACTGCCTACGCCGGAGAATATGACCGACAACAGGCGATCGCCGCTGGATTCCAGCAGCATATTCCAAAACCCGTTGATCCAGAAACACTGGTGAGCGCGATTTGTACCTTGTGCAGCGGTTCATCTAACTCAGAAACAGGATAGAACATCATTCCAGCATTTTCGACATTGCCTAAACTGATACACCTTCCTGCACTCATGACCCAACGATCGCCAGACCCTACTCCTATCACCCCGCCCATTCCAGCCAATGAAGCCGAACGGTTAGCGGCGCTGCATCGCTATCAAATTCTCGATACGCCCCCCGAAGCTGCGTTCGATCGGATTACGTCCCTCGCCGCCCGGTTGTTCAATGCGCCGATCGCGTTGGTGTCTCTGCTCGATGAATCGAGAGCGTGGTTCAAGTCTGGCTATGGTTTTGAACCACGCGAAGTTGAACGAAACGACACGATTTGCAGCTTTGCAGTTTTGTCGGACGATGTTTTAGTGGCACTCGATACCCAGCAAGATCCTCGGTTTAGCTGCAATCCATTTGTGCAAAGTGATCCGGGAGTGCGGTGCTATATTGGTGCACCTTTAATCACGCATGATGGCTTTAATTTAGGCACTCTTTGTCTGTTAGACACTCAACCCCGTGAAGCGTTCAGCCTTGAGCAGCAAGCGATGCTGGTAGATTTAGCCGCGATCGTGGTTGATGAACTAGAGCTACGATTAGCAGCGCGTCAAGTGGCTCAACAAGAATTGGCGCAGCGAGAAAGTGAAGCGCAACTCCAGCGGGCACTTCAGATCGGCAAAATGGGCACCTGGGATTGGAATTTGCCAACTAACAAGATTATTTGGTCAGCAGGACATTTCACCCTATTAGGACTACAGCCCGACCAGTGTGAGCCTGGCTATGAAGTCTGGTTGAATAGTCTTCATCCAGAAGATCGAGAAGGCGCTGAAGCAGCCCTGCAACGGGCAATGACAGAACAAACGGAGTACCGACACGAATACCGCACGGTTTGGCAGGATGGCTCAATTCATTGGGTCGAAGCCAGGGGGAGCTTCTCCTACAATGCGTCAGGACAGCCCGATCGTATGGTCGGTGTGCTGGTTGATATCACCGAACGTAAACAAGCCGAAGCTGACTTACGCGAGAGTGAAGCTCGTTATCGTCTCCTGGCTGAAGCGATTCCGCAATTCGTCTGGATTACCAACCCTGACGGACAAAATGAATATGTCAATCAGCAGTTCTGCGATTACACTGGGCTAACCCCACAACAAATGCGTGGCTTAGATTGGCTTTCGATTATTCACCCAGATGATTTAGCAATGACCCGCGATCGCTGGTTGGCGGCGGTTAAAACAGGACTATTCTATGAAATTGAGTATCGCTTTCGTCGCGCCGATGGCACCTACCGCTGGTTCTTAGGACAGGGTCTTCCGCTTAAAGATGAGCAAGGTCGGGTGCTGAAATGGTTTGGCACCTGCACCGACATTGAACCGCAGAAACAAATTGAGCGATCGCGGCTGCATCTGCTTGAACAGGAACAGGCTGCCCGCGCCTCGGCTGAACAAGCCAACCGCATCAAAGACGAGTTTCTAGCCGTGCTATCGCATGAGTTACGCACGCCGTTGAATCCAATTTTGGGTTGGTCTCGAATGCTTCGCAGCGGCAACCTGGATGCAGCAAAGACGGCTCATGCCTTGGAAACGATCGAGCGCAACGCCAAACTGCAAACCCAGCTAATTGAGGACTTGCTCGATGTCTCGCGCATCCTGCAAGGAAAATTTAGCCTTAATCGGGTTCCCGTCGATGTGGCAGCTACGATCTCAGCCGCTCTGGAAACGGTAAGACTCGCCGCTGAAGCCAAGTCGATTCAAATTCAAACAAACCTAGATACCAGTGTTGGTCAGGTTGTAGGCGATACGGCTCGGCTTCAGCAAGTGGTCTGGAATTTGCTCTCTAATGCGGTGAAGTTTACGCCGCAGGGTGGACAGATTGAGGTCGAGCTAAAGCAAATCGGCTCCCAAGCACAAATCACCGTTCGCGATACGGGCAAGGGGATCGTACCTGAGTTCCTGCCCCATGTGTTTGAATATTTCCGTCAAGCTGATGGTGCGACCACTCGCAGGTTTGGGGGGCTAGGTTTAGGGCTGGCGATCGTTCATCATCTGGTCGAACTGCATGGTGGCACGGTGCAAGCCGACAGCCCCGGTGAGGGGCAGGGCGCAACGTTTACCGTCAGGCTGCCGTTGATGCAAGTCGCAACGCTTCTGCGCGATGAAGCTCATGTACCCGTCTCAATGGTGGACGATTCACCTTTAACGGGCATTCAAATTCTTGTGGTGGATGATGAAGCCGATTCGCGGGAGTTCGTCGCGTTTGTGCTGGAGCAAGCAGGTGCAGTTGTCAACAGCGTTTCATCTGGAACTGAAGCGCTTCAAACCATCACTCAAGCGACTCCTGATCTCGTCGTCAGTGACATCGGAATGCCGGAGATGGATGGCTACATGTTGCTCCAGCAGATTCGATCGCAGGAATCAGGCAAGCAAGTTCCTGCGATCGCGCTGACTGCCTATGCCGGAGAATATGACCGACAGCAGGCTCTCCAAGCGGGATTTCACCAGCACTTGAGCAAACCGATCGAACCGAATGAGTTAATCGAATCAATCGTTAACTTAAAGAGAAAGGCAACCAGGCTTGAACCAATGAGCTGAGAACAAAACAGCACGGTTTGCAGGTCAGGCTAAACCTCAGCAGGAGACGCAATGATGACACCCCTTCAGTTTCTCTTGCTCGAAGACCAACCCCTCGATGCAGAACGAATTCGAGCCGCGTTGATGGATAGCAGCATTAACCATGAACTCTTGCAAGTAGACACTCGTGCTGACTTTGTAACGGCACTAGAAGCTCAGCCATTTAACCTGATTTTGGCAGCTTATCCGCTCCTCGATTTTGATGGCATCGCTGCCTTAGAAATTGCTCATCACCGATGCCCTGAAACGCCATTCATTTTTGTCTCTGCCAGCTTGGGAGAAGAGTTGGCGATCGACGCTCTGAAAGCGGGAGCCAGCAATTATGTGCTGAAGCAACGATTAGAACGGTTAGTGCCAGCGGTGCAGCGGGCATTGCGAGAAGCACAGGAACAGCAGGAACGCAAACGCTCCGAGCAGTTGCTGATTG
This window contains:
- a CDS encoding PAS domain S-box protein — its product is MAQPKAVENQHLNAGMHRRSSLKQQLWNYAVAIALVLMALLLMLVLDPYIQVKNTTFLIFHTALVLAAWYGGRNTGILATVLSAFLATYFFGDPIFSLNVTFASGARILIFVLQGILISVLVGALRTAQQQSKQSLKLQEAVFCEQQAVLRELQQTEVALRDSEARFQGLVSNLPGMVYRYAPCADGTEVFTYVSSGSHELTELSPETILQDAGAFLALIHPDDLPSFRESVAIAVENAIWQWEGRIITRSGQLKWIQGRSRPQQTEDGEVWDGLLVDITDRKQAEEALRRSEERQAFLLKLNDTLRPLMDVEEIQYQAACVLGEYLGASRVGYAEDQADGDTIVVTQNYTNGVPGIEGRYRYDDYGAELLREFQAGRTVVRSNIANDPMLTDAEKAAHAVLQLGATVNVPLLKAGRLVAVLFAHYPVAHSWTEAEVSLIQEVVDRIWAAVERARAEAALRQSEERYRTLFESMDEGFCTIEMIFDADDRPIDYRFLITNPAFDRQTGTENAQGRTVREIAPNHEAYWFEIYGNIALTGEARRFENRAEEFHRWYDVHAFRVGEPDLRRVGILFNDITERKQSEAILQESETRFRTLADNMAQFAWMADETGWIFWYNQRWFDYTGTTLEEMQGWGWQQVHHPEHVDRVVERIRHCFETGEVWEDTFPLRGHDGQFRWFLSRAMPIHNDRGEVVRWFGTNTDITDRLEIEAALRDRENMLGGIVGSITDALMMFDNDWRYTFVNEEFLHRIGMSLTDVLGQNVWELFPDAVGNTAYTQLHRAMAERIPVEYEVFYEPYHRWYSDKAYPTPDGGLTVYSQDITDRKQAEIELQISQERLQLALSSAKLGMWFWDIEPDTLIWTERCKALFGLPLDDSAIAYADFMAVLHPDDRERTHEAVVRAIEERADYDIEYRAVWQDGSVHWIASKGSCVFDAAGKAVRMNGVVIDIDDRKQAEENLRDREAQLASEASALVRLNEASSRLWRKLSLSEGLQEMLVATIELLGADMGNIQLLDADQGILRIAVQQGFKQDFLDFFREVSAEDDSACGRTLRSGERTIIEDVETDAPFAPFRPVARAAGYRAVQSTPLMGRDGILLGMLSTHWRSPHRPSEQDLRRLDLYVRQAADFIESIRAETALRESEELLSSTFSGVEGAITVSEVLADDEFRFLSANRVCVEWSGVPLEKWIGSRSQDILSPQEAEAVCERYRSAVRTGQVVKYEERLTLPAGEIWTYTAVTPLRDPDGRITRVVATSIDITERKQAEAALRESEENLQAALEGGQMGAWAWNPMTNTTTRDRRVLELFGLDSEATMGDTTPIFDRIHPDDRSSVIAALEAAQQPGGEYRAEFRVLLPDGKTRWLAGAGRARFNAQGRATRVYGVNFDITERQQAAQEREQLLEREQTAREQAEAANRIKDEFLAVLSHELRSPLNPILGWSKLLQKGNLNPAKTKTALATIERNAQLQAQLIDDLLDIARILRGKLSLNEAAVDLGVVISSALETVRLAAEAKALHVKVNLPTQVRTAMGDAGRLQQVVWNLLSNAVKFTPQGGQITVALTQSESYAQIQVTDTGKGIHPDFLPYVFEHFRQEDGATTRKFGGLGLGLAIARQIVELHGGTIAVESAGEGQGATFTVQLPLAPLTDQQPPSESASIEIEDLSGIRIWVVDDEIDSREFVAFVLEQAGANVASFSSGIEVLQAIEQTIPDLIVSDIGMPEMDGYMLLQQIRSSDQGRHIPAIALTAYAGEFDRQQALQAGFQQHIAKPVEPAQIVTSVARLCDQKGGTAA